The proteins below come from a single Bubalus kerabau isolate K-KA32 ecotype Philippines breed swamp buffalo chromosome 19, PCC_UOA_SB_1v2, whole genome shotgun sequence genomic window:
- the GPR33 gene encoding probable G-protein coupled receptor 33, whose translation MDLTNSTDFLLNDSTLTRNRIHIPNSASKVIVVVLLFMSFLIGTITNGLYLWVLKFKMKKTVNTLLYFHLILSYFISILFLPFLAISHLQDNHWSFGRATCKIFNSILYAAMFASVFFLSAISVDRYLLTFHPVWSQLHRTPRWASSIILGVWIFAAALGMPYVVFRETHDDHKGKVTCQNNYGVSTDWESKKMQTLRKWIHVACFSSHFLLGFLLPFLIITFCYERVARKMKARGLLKSSKPFKVMMAAIISFFVCWMPYHVHQGLLLTENRSLLFQLTVLLTVVTTTFNTVFSPTLYLFIGENFRKVFKKSVLVLFESTFSEDSSAERTENLNSEADM comes from the coding sequence ATGGACCTGACCAACTCTACTGATTTCCTGCTCAATGACTCTACTTTAACAAGAAACAGAATTCACATTCCAAATTCTGCCTCAAAAGTGATTGTTGTAGTTCTTTTGTTTATGTCATTTTTAATTGGCACTATCACCAATGGTCTCTATCTATGGGTGCTAAAgttcaaaatgaaaaagactgTCAATACTCTCTTATATTTTCATCTCATTCTCTcctattttatttcaatattatttttgccatttttggCCATCTCCCACCTTCAAGACAATCACTGGAGCTTTGGAAGGGCCACGTGCAAGATCTTCAACAGCATTTTGTATGCAGCAATGTTCGCCTCTGTGTTCTTCCTCTCGGCCATCAGTGTTGATCGTTACCTTCTCACTTTTCACCCGGTGTGGTCACAACTGCATCGAACCCCACGCTGGGCTTCCAGCATCATCTTGGGAGTCTGGATCTTTGCTGCTGCCCTCGGCATGCCCTATGTGGTTTTCAGGGAGACACATGATGACCATAAAGGAAAGGTGACCTGCCAAAACAACTATGGTGTGTCTACTGACTGGGAGAGCAAAAAGATGCAAACATTAAGGAAATGGATTCATGTAGCCTGTTTCAGCAGCCACTTCTTGCTGGGCTTCCTTCTACCTTTCCTCATCATCACCTTTTGTTATGAAAGAGTAGCCAGAAAGATGAAAGCGAGGGGACTGTTGAAATCCAGCAAACCCTTCAAAGTCATGATGGCAGCCATTATCTCCTTCTTTGTGTGTTGGATGCCCTATCATGTACACCAAGGCTTACTTCTCACTGAAAACAGATCTCTACTTTTCCAGCTGACTGTCTTACTCACAGTGGTAACTACTACCTTCAATACTGTGTTTTCTCCCACACTCTACCTCTTTATTGGGGAAAACTTCAGAAAAGTTTTCAAGAAGTCTGTCCTTGTTCTTTTTGAGTCAACATTCAGTGAGGATTCCTCGGCAGAAAGGACAGAAAACCTAAATTCAGAAGCTGACATGTAA